A single genomic interval of Tsukamurella paurometabola harbors:
- a CDS encoding acyl-CoA dehydrogenase, with protein sequence MALAITDVQTALAESIRDWADRAHPVEAVRSGDPGAVEKAWRGLADIGVFGITLSEDLGGFGGTADDAAAAVEAATSVLAPGPISGTIAVGVLLERHLGGTDRLGALRAELAAGEARAALVVDGDGSLAPDATPRSHLLIESPAGGWHLLPPDHPGVTVEPLPGLDISRPLARIHLDAPEFEAATEVPGLTADDARAALAAFAAAEAAGVAAWSLRTAAEYSKVRVQFGKPIGSFQAIKQIVADMLCRAEQSAALAWDAARSIGSGAEHHLAAAVAAAGALDAAVENAKDAIQVLGGIGFTFEHDAHLYLRRATALRMLLGDTPGWRTRAAELALRGVRRGLDFHVEGDHGAAAAEAERIAALRPGEQRRALAESGLLVPHWDAPYGRGAGPAEQLVLDGALEAAGVERPTLVIGAWAAPTILEHGTPEQAERFVWPTLLGEISWCQLFSEPEAGSDLASLRTRATRVEGGWSLTGQKVWTSLAHEADWAICLARTDPDAPKHKGITYFLVDMLSDGIDVRPLREITGDVRFNEVFLEDVFVPDDCVVGEVNGGWRLARTTLANERVAMSGSGLGARLEALLADPGPEPDLPALGGLIAEAASCTLLDLRAVIASVGGQDPGAGSSVRKLVGVQHRQAVAEACLRRLGPDGAVAGPEDPADPRYEFLLSRCLSIAGGTSQILRNVAAEQLLGLPRS encoded by the coding sequence GTGGCCCTCGCGATCACCGATGTCCAGACCGCTCTCGCCGAGTCGATCCGCGACTGGGCGGACCGAGCGCACCCCGTCGAAGCGGTCCGCTCCGGCGACCCCGGCGCGGTCGAGAAGGCGTGGCGGGGGCTGGCGGACATCGGAGTCTTCGGCATCACTCTCAGCGAGGACCTCGGCGGGTTCGGCGGTACCGCGGACGACGCCGCGGCCGCCGTCGAGGCGGCGACATCCGTGCTGGCTCCCGGCCCCATCAGCGGCACGATCGCCGTCGGCGTCCTCCTCGAGCGCCACCTCGGCGGCACCGACCGGCTCGGCGCCCTGCGTGCGGAGCTCGCGGCCGGAGAGGCGCGGGCCGCTCTCGTGGTCGACGGCGACGGCTCCCTCGCCCCCGACGCGACCCCGCGGTCCCACCTCCTGATCGAGTCCCCCGCCGGCGGCTGGCACCTCCTCCCGCCGGATCATCCGGGCGTCACCGTCGAACCGCTTCCCGGCCTGGACATCTCGCGCCCCCTCGCCCGGATCCACTTGGACGCACCGGAGTTCGAGGCGGCGACCGAGGTCCCGGGACTGACCGCCGACGACGCCCGTGCCGCCCTCGCGGCCTTCGCCGCCGCGGAGGCCGCCGGCGTGGCCGCGTGGAGTCTGCGCACCGCCGCGGAGTACTCGAAGGTGCGGGTGCAATTCGGAAAGCCCATCGGTTCCTTCCAGGCGATCAAGCAGATCGTGGCCGACATGCTGTGCCGCGCCGAGCAGTCCGCGGCGCTGGCGTGGGACGCGGCCCGGTCCATCGGCTCCGGCGCGGAGCACCACCTGGCGGCCGCGGTCGCCGCGGCGGGCGCGCTCGACGCCGCCGTGGAGAACGCCAAGGACGCGATCCAGGTGCTGGGCGGTATCGGGTTCACGTTCGAACACGACGCGCATCTGTACCTGCGGCGCGCGACGGCACTGCGGATGCTGCTCGGGGACACCCCCGGATGGCGCACGCGCGCGGCGGAGCTCGCACTCCGCGGCGTGCGCCGCGGATTGGACTTCCACGTGGAGGGGGACCACGGAGCCGCCGCCGCGGAGGCCGAGCGGATCGCGGCGTTGCGCCCCGGCGAGCAGCGCCGCGCGCTCGCCGAATCGGGACTGCTGGTGCCGCACTGGGACGCGCCGTACGGACGCGGCGCCGGCCCCGCCGAACAACTGGTCCTCGACGGCGCGCTGGAGGCGGCGGGCGTCGAGCGTCCGACGCTGGTGATCGGCGCGTGGGCCGCCCCGACGATCCTGGAGCACGGCACGCCGGAACAGGCCGAACGCTTCGTCTGGCCCACCCTGCTCGGCGAGATCAGCTGGTGCCAGCTCTTCAGCGAGCCCGAGGCGGGCTCCGACCTGGCGTCGTTGCGGACCCGGGCCACGCGAGTCGAGGGCGGCTGGTCGCTGACCGGCCAGAAGGTGTGGACCTCGCTCGCGCACGAGGCCGACTGGGCCATCTGCCTCGCCCGCACCGACCCGGATGCGCCGAAGCACAAGGGCATCACCTACTTCCTCGTCGACATGCTCTCCGACGGCATCGACGTCCGCCCGCTCCGGGAGATCACCGGCGACGTGCGGTTCAACGAGGTCTTCCTCGAGGACGTCTTCGTACCGGACGACTGCGTCGTGGGTGAGGTGAACGGCGGCTGGCGCCTGGCTCGCACCACCCTCGCCAACGAGCGGGTGGCGATGAGCGGCTCGGGCCTGGGCGCGCGCCTGGAAGCCCTCCTCGCCGACCCCGGGCCGGAGCCCGATCTGCCTGCCCTCGGCGGGTTGATCGCCGAGGCGGCCTCCTGCACCCTCCTCGACCTGCGCGCCGTCATCGCGAGCGTCGGCGGGCAGGATCCGGGCGCGGGGTCCAGCGTGCGCAAACTCGTGGGCGTCCAGCACCGTCAGGCCGTCGCGGAGGCCTGCCTGCGCCGCCTCGGGCCCGACGGTGCCGTCGCCGGCCCGGAGGATCCGGCCGATCCGCGGTACGAGTTCCTGCTGTCCCGCTGCCTGTCGATCGCGGGCGGCACATCGCAGATCCTGCGGAACGTCGCCGCGGAACAGCTCCTCGGGCTGCCCCGCTCCTGA
- a CDS encoding MlaD family protein — protein sequence MTRSGIASTLGLVALVVVSVLLLGNQGVQWFSPSGDRTAYIRLTDANGLQEGSRVLDRGVEVGTVRGLTVDADRVEVEVRYAKDTRITSGAKVRVQNLSGLGETYLTIAQGDGPAVPDGAHLEGVVDTADSTVGALSASLSRLMKQLDPATVQRLLARADDALPDGEQTVPTIDAGAVLTATSILRQLPDIKDLLQSFNSITPRAGDVGALLLSLDQPLRTFGKGYGEMAPHSVSYISQGDYPNVIKDGMLELFKVIQGFEDGAAPSVQYLSQLMLPSVRAIAEPLSTINGGQLLDTALASVRGRSGAVTLRMAPSDTRPASPSSAKPSGAKPSGTPSTSSKPAAPSGRTAPSSSPAQPR from the coding sequence ATGACGCGCTCCGGTATCGCCTCGACCCTCGGCCTCGTCGCGCTGGTCGTGGTCTCCGTCCTCCTCCTGGGCAACCAGGGTGTGCAGTGGTTCTCGCCGTCGGGCGACCGCACCGCGTACATCCGTCTCACCGACGCCAACGGCCTTCAGGAGGGATCCCGGGTCCTCGACCGCGGCGTCGAGGTCGGCACGGTGCGCGGGCTGACCGTCGACGCCGACCGTGTCGAGGTGGAGGTCCGCTACGCGAAGGACACCCGCATCACCTCCGGCGCCAAGGTCCGGGTGCAGAACCTCTCCGGATTGGGCGAGACCTACCTGACCATCGCTCAGGGCGACGGTCCCGCCGTGCCCGACGGGGCGCACCTCGAGGGCGTCGTGGACACCGCCGACTCCACCGTCGGGGCGCTGTCGGCCTCGCTGTCACGCCTGATGAAGCAGCTCGACCCCGCGACGGTCCAGCGCCTGCTGGCGCGCGCCGACGACGCGCTCCCCGATGGTGAGCAGACGGTACCGACCATCGACGCGGGCGCCGTGCTCACCGCCACGTCGATCCTGCGCCAACTGCCCGACATCAAGGACCTGCTCCAGTCGTTCAACTCGATCACGCCACGTGCCGGCGACGTGGGCGCGCTGCTGCTCAGCCTCGACCAGCCGCTGCGCACCTTCGGCAAGGGCTACGGCGAGATGGCGCCGCACTCCGTCTCGTACATCAGTCAGGGCGACTACCCGAACGTGATCAAGGACGGCATGCTCGAGCTGTTCAAGGTCATCCAGGGCTTCGAGGACGGTGCGGCTCCGAGCGTGCAGTACCTGTCCCAGTTGATGCTCCCGTCGGTCCGCGCGATCGCCGAGCCGCTCTCCACCATCAACGGTGGACAGTTGCTCGACACGGCCCTGGCCTCGGTGCGCGGTCGCTCGGGCGCCGTCACCCTGCGAATGGCGCCCTCGGACACCCGTCCCGCGAGCCCGTCCTCGGCGAAGCCCTCCGGCGCGAAGCCCTCGGGCACACCGTCGACGAGCTCGAAACCCGCGGCCCCGTCCGGCCGCACCGCACCGTCCAGCAGCCCCGCGCAGCCCCGCTGA
- a CDS encoding 2-keto-4-pentenoate hydratase yields MDDSAVSAAADALLGAYAACAPIDPIIGMYPDATITDAYRIQQEQVRRWEASGDAVKGHKVGLASPAMQRQMNVFEPDFGHLTASMFHVEQMPIDTSSWMQPRIEPEIAFVLGRELRGPGVTVADAIRAVDFVVPALEVVDSRIKDWNISIVDTVADNASSGGVILGSRPTRLTDVDLRTVGCTFRISGEQVGTGAGGAVLGSPINALVWLANTVGPLGTVLEPGHVVLPGSMTRAEPVRAGDIVVADMGPLGSVTAVLAP; encoded by the coding sequence ATGGACGATTCCGCTGTCTCCGCCGCCGCCGACGCGCTGCTCGGCGCGTACGCCGCGTGTGCGCCGATCGACCCGATCATCGGCATGTACCCCGACGCCACGATCACCGACGCCTACCGGATCCAGCAGGAGCAGGTGCGTCGCTGGGAGGCCTCGGGCGATGCCGTCAAGGGCCACAAGGTGGGGCTCGCCTCACCGGCGATGCAGCGCCAGATGAACGTCTTCGAGCCCGATTTCGGTCACCTGACGGCGTCGATGTTCCACGTCGAACAGATGCCGATCGACACCTCGTCGTGGATGCAGCCCAGGATCGAGCCGGAGATCGCCTTCGTCCTCGGCCGTGAGCTCCGCGGCCCGGGGGTCACGGTGGCGGACGCGATCCGCGCCGTCGACTTCGTGGTCCCCGCGCTCGAGGTGGTCGACTCGCGGATCAAGGACTGGAACATCTCGATCGTCGACACCGTGGCCGACAACGCGTCGTCGGGCGGCGTGATCCTGGGCAGCCGGCCCACACGCCTGACGGACGTCGACCTGCGCACCGTGGGCTGCACGTTCCGGATCAGCGGGGAGCAGGTGGGCACGGGGGCGGGCGGCGCCGTCCTCGGTTCGCCGATCAACGCCCTCGTCTGGCTCGCGAACACGGTCGGCCCGCTCGGCACCGTGCTCGAACCCGGCCACGTCGTGCTGCCCGGGTCGATGACGCGCGCCGAGCCGGTGCGCGCCGGAGACATCGTCGTCGCCGACATGGGCCCCCTGGGTTCCGTGACGGCGGTCCTCGCCCCCTGA
- a CDS encoding MlaD family protein: MYELLGGTPGRQQRVFFTVGIATIAVILIAVLAGVISSRIPASDPRLALTVESADVGPGVKAGTRVTLRGVPVGEVESVVIPRAGQARVAIKLDRGSLRGLTDALSVRYQPGNYFGVTEMALVPGRGGADLRSGSTLRPRSSNDTISDLLTRSAVSVSGVITPKLIEVTKKATEYTQAITPLLQVAFSVEQQNARSVKVPIGTTLRTVRSTLDGAPGLVEGAFEGWFVPQMRGGEAAGTLDYTVNNYDKIDKTTTLLGTGFFTPLADMFGSHEAEFTPGTVMLRVIMDSTTKVMRTVSVPRQIVPLITGVNNAFITVPEGTALRMNVVADRLPGAASVLEGGR; encoded by the coding sequence ATGTACGAACTGCTCGGTGGCACACCCGGTCGCCAACAACGCGTCTTCTTCACGGTCGGCATCGCGACGATCGCCGTGATCCTCATCGCGGTCCTCGCCGGCGTCATCTCCTCCCGCATCCCCGCCTCGGATCCGCGGCTGGCGCTCACCGTCGAGTCCGCCGACGTCGGTCCCGGGGTGAAGGCCGGAACCCGGGTCACCCTGCGGGGCGTGCCCGTCGGCGAGGTCGAGTCCGTCGTCATCCCCCGCGCGGGCCAGGCGCGCGTGGCGATCAAGCTGGACCGCGGCAGCCTCCGCGGCCTCACCGACGCCCTGTCCGTCCGGTACCAGCCCGGCAACTACTTCGGCGTCACCGAAATGGCGCTGGTACCCGGCCGGGGTGGCGCCGACCTGCGATCGGGCAGCACGCTGCGCCCCCGCTCGAGCAACGACACGATCTCCGACCTGCTCACCCGCAGCGCGGTGTCCGTCTCGGGCGTCATCACGCCGAAGCTCATCGAGGTGACCAAGAAGGCGACCGAGTACACCCAGGCGATCACGCCCCTGCTGCAGGTGGCGTTCTCCGTCGAGCAGCAGAACGCGCGCTCGGTGAAGGTGCCGATCGGGACCACGCTGCGCACCGTGCGCTCCACGCTCGACGGTGCGCCGGGCCTGGTCGAGGGGGCCTTCGAGGGCTGGTTCGTCCCGCAGATGCGGGGCGGAGAGGCTGCGGGAACGCTCGACTACACCGTCAACAACTACGACAAGATCGACAAGACGACGACGCTGCTGGGCACCGGTTTCTTCACCCCGCTCGCCGACATGTTCGGCTCGCACGAGGCCGAGTTCACCCCGGGCACCGTCATGCTCCGGGTCATCATGGACAGCACCACCAAGGTGATGCGCACCGTGAGCGTCCCGCGCCAGATCGTCCCCCTGATCACCGGCGTCAACAACGCCTTCATCACCGTCCCGGAGGGCACCGCACTGCGTATGAACGTCGTCGCCGACCGACTCCCCGGCGCCGCCTCGGTCCTGGAAGGGGGCCGATGA
- a CDS encoding MlaD family protein, which yields MRPARISLLAAVAVLTAPLVPSTVGTAAAASSTQCAYLADGIGLYPDNDVTQMGVKIGSVRTVEPSGDGVKVTFDVSGRTLPATVKAVTRSTSILADRSLELVGNYSSGATLKPGTCISRENSATPKSISETTSAATRLVDSVTEGGASADLGKLLTRLDTEVGPSVPPQAARSLTNLSTLLSDPAGFLGDVTTVVSNVRPLMQSMDQQWGELLLTLQHVGNVLDQYGKVTFPAVSEIFQTLPVFFLVGDDMMRRYGHILRPGGTMAADAVKLAATGVKSNEALARMLPVFGSQIAPYLPRGDEAPATVAGVPVTTVATRDPNALCAQINAQAPGACSVVAGQAQTATVDLAQLPFQGGR from the coding sequence ATGCGCCCCGCGAGGATCTCCCTGCTCGCCGCGGTCGCCGTGCTCACGGCGCCGCTCGTCCCCTCCACGGTCGGCACGGCCGCCGCCGCGTCCAGCACCCAGTGCGCGTACCTCGCGGACGGGATCGGCCTGTACCCCGACAACGACGTGACCCAGATGGGTGTGAAGATCGGCTCCGTCCGGACCGTCGAGCCGTCCGGCGACGGCGTGAAGGTCACCTTCGACGTCTCCGGCCGCACGCTGCCCGCCACGGTGAAGGCGGTGACCCGGTCGACGTCGATCCTCGCGGACCGCTCTCTCGAGCTCGTGGGGAACTACTCCTCGGGGGCGACACTGAAACCCGGCACGTGCATCTCCCGGGAGAACTCGGCGACCCCGAAGTCGATCTCCGAGACGACGTCCGCGGCGACCCGCCTCGTCGACTCGGTCACCGAGGGCGGCGCCTCGGCCGACCTCGGGAAGCTGCTGACCCGGCTCGACACCGAGGTCGGTCCGTCCGTGCCGCCGCAGGCGGCGCGTTCACTGACGAATCTGTCCACCCTGCTGAGCGATCCGGCGGGCTTCCTCGGCGACGTGACCACCGTGGTGAGCAACGTCCGGCCGCTGATGCAGAGCATGGACCAGCAGTGGGGCGAGCTCCTGCTCACCCTGCAGCACGTCGGGAACGTCCTCGACCAGTACGGCAAGGTGACCTTCCCGGCGGTGTCCGAGATCTTCCAGACCCTGCCCGTGTTCTTCCTCGTCGGCGACGACATGATGCGCCGCTACGGCCACATCCTCCGCCCCGGCGGCACGATGGCGGCGGACGCGGTCAAGCTCGCCGCGACGGGCGTGAAGTCCAACGAGGCGCTCGCCCGCATGCTGCCGGTGTTCGGATCGCAGATCGCGCCGTACCTCCCCCGCGGCGACGAGGCCCCCGCGACGGTGGCGGGCGTGCCCGTCACCACCGTCGCCACGCGCGACCCGAACGCCCTGTGCGCGCAGATCAATGCGCAGGCACCGGGCGCCTGCTCGGTGGTCGCCGGTCAGGCGCAGACCGCCACCGTCGACCTCGCCCAACTGCCGTTCCAGGGAGGCCGCTGA
- a CDS encoding MlaD family protein gives MSRTRSAVRWLPRRVSAAIVVGAAVVLAGCGVSPANMDMRNPLSDGDQYELRLQFADVLNLPIGARISLGGLTVGRVKAVDLGEDAATVTVRVDKTVSLPSDIHASVLQDTLLGEAYVRLEAPEKSTGEAAPLRAGAVLPLSQTSPPRSVESTLTILADYFGSGSVQDVSKTITRLNTALPKDRPQFDLLSAQLNRDVTGIGANTTEVNRLLDSASEMADRIAKQEKNFKDTLSPYHMKYWSNQGKLMSNIGVLLPAVGGMLQQGSWLIPLMNSSSDLFELLTADMVSLGSAIHGGSILVNKNLVPFLQKPVVKIDSVTNTAGQDVSPGALKVLRLIGQAR, from the coding sequence ATGTCCCGCACCCGCAGCGCAGTGCGCTGGCTCCCGCGCCGCGTGTCCGCCGCGATCGTCGTCGGTGCCGCCGTCGTGCTCGCCGGCTGCGGCGTCAGCCCGGCGAACATGGACATGCGCAACCCGCTGAGCGACGGCGACCAGTACGAGCTGCGACTCCAGTTCGCCGACGTGCTCAACCTGCCCATCGGCGCACGGATCTCGCTCGGTGGCCTGACCGTCGGCCGGGTGAAGGCCGTCGACCTCGGCGAGGACGCGGCGACGGTCACGGTTCGCGTGGACAAGACGGTTTCGCTCCCCTCGGACATCCACGCCTCGGTGCTCCAGGACACGCTCCTCGGGGAGGCGTACGTCCGCCTGGAGGCGCCGGAGAAGTCCACCGGCGAGGCGGCGCCGCTGCGCGCCGGTGCGGTCCTGCCGCTGAGCCAGACCAGCCCGCCCCGGTCCGTGGAGAGCACGCTCACCATCCTCGCCGACTACTTCGGCAGCGGCTCGGTCCAGGACGTCAGCAAGACGATCACCCGACTGAACACCGCTCTGCCGAAGGATCGCCCGCAGTTCGACCTGCTCTCCGCGCAACTCAACCGCGACGTGACGGGCATCGGCGCCAACACCACCGAGGTGAACCGGCTGCTCGACTCCGCGAGCGAGATGGCCGACCGGATCGCCAAGCAGGAGAAGAACTTCAAGGACACCCTCTCGCCGTACCACATGAAGTACTGGTCCAACCAGGGCAAGCTCATGTCGAACATCGGCGTGCTGCTCCCCGCCGTGGGCGGCATGCTCCAGCAGGGCTCCTGGCTGATCCCGCTGATGAACTCGTCGTCCGACCTGTTCGAGTTGCTCACCGCCGACATGGTCTCGCTGGGCTCGGCGATCCACGGCGGCTCGATCCTGGTGAACAAGAACCTCGTCCCGTTCCTGCAGAAGCCGGTGGTCAAGATCGACTCGGTGACGAACACCGCGGGTCAGGACGTCTCGCCCGGCGCGCTCAAGGTGCTGCGACTGATCGGACAGGCCCGATGA
- a CDS encoding MlaD family protein, whose product MIFTGRPPWRGLVNRSTKLGAIAVAVALLITAALAFVYLRPPGQKELTFVTQDAALIKPGVEVRASGVRIGSVSAVDLRKDDVQVTARIDDSVFVGDQTSVAVRMLTVAGGFYVAVTSAGRAALGDKPIPRNRVSLPYSIGDLLQDTPEKLEPVDRTQLASSIKALSTGLDSNPGSVDNIVEGVNSLVGQLTEQRDQIGRIINISTQYATGFAEQRETIMNMIHKASLAIVTLDQTAANFGIAYQGLAGMFGKIKPFLDLYWKYRDTLGDAFAKMETALKTTDVTIPAMIGELQKAIDTMQASLEKQGKPMSPDTVLASRLCFPTATVSC is encoded by the coding sequence ATGATCTTCACCGGACGTCCGCCCTGGCGCGGACTCGTCAATCGCAGCACCAAGCTCGGTGCGATCGCCGTCGCGGTCGCGCTGCTCATCACGGCCGCACTGGCTTTCGTGTATCTGCGCCCGCCGGGCCAGAAGGAGCTGACCTTCGTCACCCAGGACGCGGCGCTCATCAAACCCGGCGTGGAGGTGCGCGCCTCGGGCGTGCGCATCGGCTCCGTCTCCGCCGTCGACCTCCGCAAGGACGACGTGCAGGTGACCGCGCGCATCGACGATTCGGTCTTCGTCGGGGACCAGACCTCCGTCGCCGTGCGCATGCTCACCGTCGCCGGCGGCTTCTACGTGGCGGTCACCTCCGCGGGCCGGGCTGCCCTGGGCGACAAGCCGATCCCCCGGAACCGGGTGAGCCTGCCGTACAGCATCGGCGACCTGCTGCAGGACACTCCGGAGAAGCTCGAACCCGTCGACCGCACGCAGCTCGCGTCGTCGATCAAGGCGCTGAGCACGGGCCTCGACTCGAACCCCGGCTCCGTCGACAACATCGTCGAGGGAGTGAACTCCCTGGTCGGCCAGCTCACGGAGCAGCGCGACCAGATCGGCCGCATCATCAACATCAGCACCCAGTACGCGACGGGCTTCGCCGAGCAGCGCGAGACGATCATGAACATGATCCACAAGGCGTCGCTGGCGATCGTCACGCTGGACCAGACCGCCGCCAACTTCGGCATCGCATACCAGGGGCTCGCCGGGATGTTCGGCAAGATCAAGCCCTTCCTCGATCTGTACTGGAAGTACCGCGACACCCTCGGCGATGCCTTCGCGAAGATGGAGACCGCGTTGAAGACGACCGACGTGACGATCCCCGCCATGATCGGCGAGCTGCAGAAGGCGATCGACACCATGCAGGCGAGCCTGGAGAAGCAGGGGAAGCCGATGTCGCCCGACACGGTGCTCGCGAGCCGCCTCTGCTTCCCGACGGCGACGGTGAGCTGCTGA
- a CDS encoding ferredoxin translates to MKIIIGDACTGFGVCEGIRPDVFEVNDQGFAEATDEGLTDADREDIEYAVSQCPTQAIRIEE, encoded by the coding sequence ATGAAGATCATCATCGGCGACGCGTGCACCGGCTTCGGCGTGTGCGAGGGCATCCGCCCGGACGTCTTCGAGGTCAACGACCAGGGCTTCGCGGAGGCCACCGACGAGGGCCTGACCGACGCCGACCGCGAGGACATCGAGTACGCGGTCAGCCAGTGCCCGACGCAGGCCATCCGCATCGAGGAGTGA
- a CDS encoding MlaD family protein → MRATNTRATITLAIALVITLVIALGIFAALRNPAGGETRDYEAHLSDASGLRVGSDVRLRGVLIGKVTAVDVRGTADGNGNEAVVGFSAQKDHPVTSTTRLAVKYRNLTGERFIEIQPGSSSGGTPTTSIPMSRTTPSFDITTLFNGLAPVLRTLSPEDVNELTRNLLGLLQGDDTTAAQTFGAIDRITANLADRQTVIKTLIDNVTRVANMINDYSPQVVEFILNFDLLLTKVLENLDEFRRTATYGPGFGAATNRVLTALGLSKDLDVEKLMRTAFQDPGAAVQAMGKLPGLFTGVAALLGAPPTPCSKGAAQLPNKVTVLTGGTNVTVCLK, encoded by the coding sequence ATGCGCGCCACCAACACCCGGGCCACCATCACGCTGGCCATCGCCCTGGTCATCACCCTGGTCATAGCGCTGGGCATCTTCGCGGCGCTGCGCAACCCGGCCGGCGGGGAGACCCGCGACTACGAGGCGCACCTGTCCGACGCCTCCGGTCTGCGAGTCGGTAGCGACGTGCGGCTGCGTGGCGTGCTCATCGGGAAGGTCACGGCCGTGGACGTGCGCGGCACCGCGGACGGGAACGGCAACGAGGCCGTCGTCGGATTCTCCGCGCAGAAGGATCACCCGGTCACGTCGACCACCCGGCTCGCGGTCAAGTACCGGAACCTGACCGGCGAGCGGTTCATCGAGATCCAACCCGGGAGCTCGTCCGGCGGCACGCCCACCACGTCGATCCCGATGTCGCGCACCACCCCGTCGTTCGACATCACCACCCTGTTCAACGGCCTCGCGCCGGTGCTGCGCACACTCAGCCCGGAGGACGTCAACGAGCTGACCCGGAATCTGCTGGGGCTGTTGCAGGGCGACGACACGACGGCGGCGCAGACGTTCGGCGCGATCGACCGAATCACGGCGAACCTGGCCGACCGGCAGACCGTCATCAAGACGCTGATCGACAACGTCACCCGCGTCGCCAACATGATCAACGACTACTCGCCGCAGGTCGTGGAGTTCATCCTCAACTTCGACCTGCTGCTGACGAAGGTGCTCGAGAACCTCGACGAGTTCCGGCGCACCGCCACCTACGGCCCCGGTTTCGGTGCCGCGACCAACCGGGTGCTCACCGCACTCGGCCTGTCCAAGGACCTCGATGTGGAGAAGTTGATGCGCACCGCCTTCCAGGACCCGGGTGCCGCGGTGCAGGCGATGGGCAAGCTTCCCGGCCTGTTCACCGGTGTCGCGGCACTCCTCGGCGCCCCGCCCACGCCCTGCTCGAAGGGCGCGGCGCAGCTTCCGAACAAGGTGACCGTGCTGACCGGCGGTACGAATGTGACGGTGTGCCTGAAATGA
- the dmpG gene encoding 4-hydroxy-2-oxovalerate aldolase codes for MTGINGDLWSDPNRDVRIVDTSLRDGSHAMAHQFTEQNVRDTVRALDDAGVSLIEVTHGDGLGGSTFNYGFSLVDERKLIAAAVDEAQQAKIAVLMLPGLGTVEDIRVAADLGAGALRIATHCTEADVSIQHFGAARELGLETVGFLMLSHMSTPEALAKQARIMADAGCQCVYVVDSAGALILEDAGERVAALVAELGEDAQVGYHGHQNLSFGVANSVLAYRAGAKQIDGSLLALGAGAGNSPTEILSAAFERLGIRTGTDKDALMAAAEDVVKPYITRLPVMDRSSIVQGYAGVYSSFLLHAERAAERYGVPAHEILYECGRRGYVGGQEDMIIAIAVEMSEAQKV; via the coding sequence ATGACCGGCATCAACGGCGACCTCTGGAGCGACCCGAACCGGGACGTGCGCATCGTCGACACGTCACTGCGCGACGGCAGCCACGCGATGGCGCACCAGTTCACCGAGCAGAACGTGCGCGACACCGTGCGGGCCCTCGACGACGCGGGGGTCTCCCTCATCGAGGTCACCCACGGGGACGGCTTGGGTGGCAGCACCTTCAACTACGGCTTCTCCCTGGTCGACGAGCGCAAGCTCATCGCCGCCGCGGTCGACGAGGCGCAGCAGGCGAAGATCGCCGTGCTCATGCTCCCGGGGCTCGGCACCGTCGAGGACATCCGGGTGGCGGCCGACCTCGGGGCCGGCGCGCTGCGCATCGCGACCCACTGCACCGAGGCGGACGTCTCGATCCAGCACTTCGGTGCCGCACGGGAACTGGGACTGGAGACCGTCGGCTTCCTCATGCTCTCGCACATGTCCACGCCCGAGGCGCTGGCGAAGCAGGCGCGGATCATGGCGGACGCCGGGTGCCAGTGCGTGTACGTCGTGGACTCGGCGGGCGCACTCATCCTGGAGGACGCCGGCGAGCGCGTCGCCGCTCTGGTCGCGGAGCTCGGCGAGGATGCGCAGGTGGGTTACCACGGGCACCAGAACCTCAGCTTCGGGGTCGCCAACTCCGTTCTGGCGTACCGTGCCGGCGCGAAGCAGATCGACGGTTCGCTGCTCGCCCTGGGCGCGGGTGCCGGGAACTCGCCCACGGAGATCCTGTCCGCGGCCTTCGAGCGACTCGGCATCCGTACTGGCACCGACAAGGACGCGCTGATGGCCGCCGCGGAGGATGTGGTGAAGCCGTACATCACCCGGCTGCCGGTGATGGACCGCAGCTCGATCGTGCAGGGATACGCGGGCGTGTACTCCAGCTTCCTGCTGCACGCGGAGCGCGCGGCCGAACGCTACGGGGTTCCGGCGCACGAGATCCTCTACGAGTGCGGTCGCCGCGGTTACGTGGGCGGCCAGGAGGACATGATCATCGCCATCGCCGTGGAGATGTCGGAGGCGCAGAAGGTCTGA